The Naumovozyma dairenensis CBS 421 chromosome 1, complete genome genome includes a region encoding these proteins:
- the ELO2 gene encoding fatty acid elongase ELO2 (similar to Saccharomyces cerevisiae FEN1 (YCR034W) and ELO1 (YJL196C); ancestral locus Anc_1.140) codes for MNSLIVQYASPLFEKYPVLHEYLPSQEHVFFNCDLWTTFDKLVTSATRGHFVPSEFEFIAGELPLSTLPSVLYTIAAYYIIVFGGRAILKNFPKFQLNGLFQLHNLFLSSSSLILLVLMVEQIVPIIAEHGLYYAICDIGAWTQPMVTLYYFNFIFKFLEFIDTFFLVLKHKRLTFLHTFHHGMTALLCYTQLVGTTAMSWVPITLNLAVHVLMYWYYFLAARGIRVWWKEWVTRFQIIQFILDIGFIYFGVYQKFAHLYAPTLPHCGDCVGSTAATFSGCGLISSYLVLFIAFYIDVYKRKGTKTSRVVKRAHGGVAAKVNEYVNIDLKNTQTPSPSPKPSRRRK; via the coding sequence ATGAACAGTCTAATAGTACAATACGCTTCTCCATTGTTTGAGAAGTACCCAGTTTTACACGAATACTTACCTAGCCAAGAACATgtgtttttcaattgtgATTTGTGGACAACATTTGACAAGCTTGTCACTTCAGCTACACGTGGTCATTTCGTCCCAagtgaatttgaatttattgcTGGTGAATTACCACTAAGTACTTTGCCATCAGTCTTATATACTATCGCTGCATACTATATCATCGTTTTTGGAGGTAGAGCCATTTTGAAGAACTTTCCTAAATTCCAATTGAATGGGTTGTTCCAACTTCATAATTTGTTcttatcttcttcctctttgaTTTTACTGGTCTTAATGGTGGAACAAATTGTTCCAATTATTGCTGAACATGGTTTGTACTATGCTATTTGTGATATTGGAGCTTGGACTCAGCCAATGGTTActctttattatttcaattttatcttcaaatttctaGAATTCATTGATACTTTCTTTTTGGTCTTGAAACATAAGAGATTGACATTCTTACACACTTTCCATCACGGTATGACAGCTTTGTTGTGCTACACTCAATTGGTCGGTACTACTGCTATGTCATGGGTTCCAATTACGTTAAACCTGGCTGTTCACGTTTTAATGTACTGGTATTACTTTTTAGCTGCTAGAGGTATTAGAGTCTGGTGGAAAGAATGGGTTACTAGATTCcaaatcattcaattcatcttgGATATTggtttcatttattttggTGTTTACCAAAAGTTCGCTCACTTGTATGCTCCAACTTTACCACATTGCGGTGATTGTGTCGGCTCCACAGCAGCCACATTTTCTGGTTGCGgtttaatttcatcttaTTTAGTTTTATTCATTGCTTTCTACATTGACGTTTACAAGCGTAAAGGCACTAAGACAAGTAGAGTTGTCAAGAGAGCTCATGGTGGTGTTGCTGCCAAGGTTAACGAATATGTTAACATTGATCTTAAGAACACTCAAACTCCTTCTCCTTCTCCAAAGCCTTctagaagaagaaagtag